CCTAGATATAAAACCAAATTATGATGGGAAATATTGCGCTAGGACTTTTAATTTTAAGAATTTTCATTGGAGGAAGAGCAATTTATGGGGTAATTGACAATGTAATCAATTGGGAAAATATGCAAGAATTCGCGGGTTTCCTCGGAGCTCACAAATTCCCTTATCCCATTGTTTCTGCAATATTATCTGTTGCTGTTCAATTATTCTGTGGCTTTTTCCTGTTAGTAGGATGGCAAACCAAATGGGCAGCAATGATTATGTTTATCAATTTCTTGATTGCCATATTTATGGTTCACTTACCAAATGGTGACAGTATTGAGGCTACCACACCAGCATTAGCAATGTTATTTATTTCAGCTACTTTATTTTTCACTGGATCTGGAAAATATTCCATCGATAAGGATTAAGGCAAAATTCTTTGTTTAATGTATTAATTATATAAATCGACTAAACTATGTTTAGCAAATAAGTGCGGTCATGGCTAAATTTGAATGTATCAAAAATTAATTAAATATGAATACAATAAACTTCAAGTACAGTGAGAAGAAAAGAGGCTCGATGGCCATGAAATTTTTACTAATTGGAATTGCAGGAATTGCAGCAACCTATTATATCTGGTTTTTAGCGGACAGGGAATTCCTGATGGGCAAAGTAGCAAGTATTTTTCTTGCTTTGCTTGGTATTGGTTCTTTTATCTACATGAAGTTTACTGGAAACAAGAGTGGGGTTACAGCATTAAGTATTGGCCCAGAAGGAATTAAAGGTGACACAACTCCTATTTCGAAAGCAGGAGGGTTAATTGAATGGACTGACATTACAAATGTTCACTTTTTGGGAAATCAATTGGATATTGAAGTTCATAATCCACAAAAATTCGCTGATAGAATGTCTAATTTCTTCGTCAGAGACACTTACCTTAAAAGCATGAAAGGAGTAATACGCATTTCACTATCAGAAATAGAATACACGGAGAAGGAATTAGCTGATGCTTTGAGTAAATATGCTCAAAATATCAATTCTTAACCAAAATCAATACCCATTTACAGGTAATTTTAACAATAAATAGCAGGGTTGTTTCAAAAAAGTTAGATTTGTTAATACAACAAATATCCTAATATGAAAAAACAACTATTAATCCCTACATTACTTATCGGATGTTCATTATTTTTTGCCTGTGGAAGTTCTACGAAAAATACTGATGAATCTGAAGCAGAAGAGCCTGGTGTTGTTGAAAACATTAGCAATGTTGGAGAGGCTGTAAAAGGGCTTTCGGGTCTAGAAAAAGCCATGAAGGACGTGGAGGCACAAACCAACGCCCTTAAGGCCAAAACTCCAGTAAGCAATGATGACTTAAAGAATGTCTTACCAGAGACATTAGATGGCTTAAAAAGAATGTCAATTCGTGTAGGCGAGAATTCTTCTTTGGGAATTTCTTCAGCAAATGCTACCTATGAAAATGAAGATGGTTCTAAAACCCTAGATATTTCCATAATGGATGGTGCAGGCGAAGCAGCAAGCGCATTGACAGGTCTTGCATTTTACGGTTACAATACAGATTCTGAAGAAATTACGGAAAACACCAAAGAAAGAACAACAGATTTCAAAGGTCAGCGTGCAAAGTTGACTGAAGAAAAATATGATGATGAAATCACTTCTAAAATTGAATGGATCCATAAAAAGAGATATTTAATGAGTATGGAAGGCAAAGGTTATACAATTGATCAGGTGGGAGATCTGATGGATAAAATTGGGACTGGAAATCTACCGGAGTAATTTATCTAATTAAAAAAACAGGTTGGTGAATACACCAACCTGTTTTTTTAATAGATCTAATATAATTTTAAAATTATCCTTTCCTTTTCTTGCTTGACATCACAAACTGTAATTCTCCTCCTTTAGAAATATCATCATGAGAAATCTTATATCCTAAAAGCTCTTTACCATTCCACAGCACTTTACTAACATAAACATTTTTTTCAGATTGATTTTTGGCTATAACCTTTAGGGTTTTACCATTTTCTAATTGAATTTCAGCTGATTTTACCAATGGACTTCCTAGCCAGTACATAGTTTCACCAGGTGCAACGGGATAAAATCCTAGCGAACTAAACAGATACCATGCTGACATCTGTCCACAATCATCGTTCCCCCCTAGTCCTGCTGGTCCATTATGATATTGGTTTCGAATGATCTGACGGACTCTTTCTTGAGCTTTCCAAGGACTATTAGTCATATTGTAAAGGTAGGCAACATGATGGGAAGGTTCATTACCATGCACATAGTTACCAATAATACCTTCACGGGTTATATCTTCAGTTTTTTCAAAGTATTTGTCAGGCAAATGCATCGTAAACAAAGAATCCAAGTAATTTTCAAAGCGTTTTTGTCCCCCCATAGTTTCCATCAATTCCATTGGCTGGTGGGGTACATATAATGAGTAGTTCCATGTATTGCCTTCTATAAATCCTTGTCCATGTGTATCCAACACATCGAATTTCTCCCTGAATACGCCTTTACTATCTTTCGGACGCATGAAACCTATTCGTTCATCATACAAATTTTTCCAATTTTGAGCACGTTTATTGAACTCTGTAGCGATTTCTGTTTTCCCCAATTTCTCAGCTAATTGAGCAATACACCAGTCATCGTAGGCGTACTCTAATGTATTAGATACTGATGTCCCATTTCTATCATCAGGTACATAACCTAAATCCATGTAGTCACCAATACCTTCATATCGTCTTACTGTTGCTGTTTGCACACAGGCATTTAGTGCTGCTTCGGCATCCCCTTTATAAACTCCCTTCATAATAGCATCCACGACTACAGAAACTGAATGATACCCACTCATACACCAGTTTTCATTGGCATAATGAGACCAAATAGGCAACATATTTAAAGCAGATTGTTGCTGATGTGCCATCATAGATGCGACCATATCAGCGTTTCGTTTTGGATCTACGAGATTCAACCAAGGGTGAAACGCTCTAAAGGTATCCCATAATGAAAATGAAGTATAGTTCGTGAACCCCTCAGCTTTATGTACTTCTTGGTCTAGACCTTTGTATTCTCCATTGACATCCATGTAAACCGTTGGCATTAGGTTAGCATGGTAAACAGATGTATAAAAGTTCACTAAATCCTCTTTATTCAACATCTCGACCTTAAATTTCTGCAATTCCTTATTCCAATCAGCCTTACCTTTGGAAACTACCTCTTCAAAATTCCAATTTGGGGTTTCTGCCTGGAGATTTTCCAATGCATTTTTTTGACTCACTGGACTCAGAGCTACTTTCATCATTATTTGTTCTCCTTCTTTAGTATCAAAATCAAGGTGCATTTTGATATTATGAGCTGCTAAATCAGGAAAATTGTCTTCTTGGTTGAATTTCCTCCAGAAACCCTTGTATTGAACATTTTTATCAAGGTATTTGGCACCATAATTCTTGAAAGGTTTAGAGGTCTTAATAGCAAAATAAACTGTTCTAGTCCTTGCCCATCCATTAGTTTGCCTATAACCCGTAATTGTTGAATCATTTAATACTCGGACGAATGTCCAAACGTTCTTGCCATCATAATTGTAGATACCTGAAGTCAAATCCAAAATAAGGTGCGATTGGTCAGATGCAGGAAATGTATATCGATGCATCCCAACTCTTGCACTTGTTGTGAGTTCTGCAAGGATATTATGTTTATCAAGTTTAACTTTATAGTAATTGGCCTCTGCAGTCTCATTATCATGACTATATGGTGATCTATATCCATCTTGCGGACGGTCTGCTGTTCCGGGGTTTAATTGAACCTTCCCTTGAGTAGGCATTACCAAAATATCACCAAGGTCAGAATGTCCTGTGCCAGAAAAATGAGTGTGGCTAAATCCAACTATCGTAGGATCATCATATTGATACCCGGCGCAATACTTATAAACATCTCCAGTATACTGTCCATTTACTGCATAAGGTATGGTATCTGTCTCTGGACTTAATTGAACTGCACCAAATGGAACTGTGGCTCCAGGGAAAGTATGCCCCATTTTGGCCGTTCCAATCAATGGCTTTACATATTGCGTTAGATTGGTTTCCTGAGCATAACCCGAAAAAGGCAATAAGGTTAGAATCAGGAACTTGGTTAGATTAAGATATCTTTTTTTCATGTTATTAAATTACAGGTTTTGAGGCATATTCTGACCAAAGTTCATCAATAGTTTTTCCAGTTTGTTTTGCCCAAAACTCTTCATTATAAGTTCTATCACGCATCGCTTTATCCAATTTTTTGATGAAATTCTTCTTTTTGTTGGTTTCTATCCAATGGAAAAATCTTGCTGTAACACGGTAAGAATCGGTATATTTTTGTTTTTCATTAAACTCAGGTAATCTCCAGTTTCCTTTTTCATTTGCTACACCAAATTTAAATCTGACATAATCAGCGATTCCTTCAGTCACCCACCAAGGACCTGAACCATTTGGATATGCCTGTACAATATGCATGACCTCATGTGTAACCACATCGATATCATAAGGGTTTTTGAGCAGCCAAGCAGGACTATACCGAACTATTCCACCGGCCGTTGCTGCAACCCCATCGTATTCAGGATCAATTACAAAGGTGACCTCCTTACGCGTTTTTTTGTTGAATTTCTTTGCTAGCTTAGGATAATTTGTAAAATAAGCATCAATAAGTTGTTGTTTAGTTTCTGGACTAAAGGTTTTGTCCTTGTTAATCCAAATCAAGGTAAATCCTTTCTTTTCTAAAGTATCAACCTCAACGGCGACTTTTCGGTCTTCATCGGTGTGTTCCCAACTTTGTGCACTCAAATTATTCGATGAGAATGCCAAGGCCAAGGCAGCAAAAAGAGGTATAAATTGTTTTCTCATATTAATATTAGATTTACTCAAAAAGATTATTGCCTCAGCATAAGAATAATGCATTTACAGACAACTAAAACGTTAATCTTGTTATCAAATATATTTAAAAGAATTAGTAAAACACCTTATTTTCTTGTAATAATCTAGTTGAATTTATTAACCCAGGTTCATTTTTCGGGAGAAATCATGCTGTAACTTTAATAAAAAAAGAAGATATGAGTTCAGATGCAAAATTAATGAGTGCAATAATTATATTTATTTTTCCAACGATTGAGTTTGGCGGACATTTCTTATTGCGGTATATGCAGGGAAAATATAAGCACTTACAACTTACCCCATTTCAACAACGCATGTTTAAGTCTGGTCATTCACATGCTGGAGTTTTTACGATTATAGCTTTGATTTGCCAGCTTTTGATTGATCATGCTGGATATGCTGAATCAATGTCCTGGTTTTTAAGGATTGGGTTTATTGCTTCGGCAGTTATTATTTCAGCAGGATTTTTCTTTGGTGCAATGGGCCCTGGGAGAACCAACACAAATAAATGGGCATCATTAATTATTGTGGCAATATTTTTAGTTACTACCTGTATGATTTCTTTGGGAATTGGATTACTGGCAAATAGATAATTTTTTCATGGGTAGGATTTTACAATTAGCGAATCCTATTAAAATTATCGGAATGCGAGGTTTATTAAATGGGCAGTATTAAAAAATATACTGCCCTCTAATTATTTTATTTATAGACTTTTAGAAATTTCATTCATGAGGGTTTTGGCATTATTCAATTCTTCGTTCCACCCATCGAATCTTTGATTTGCCTCCATTTTATGGATTGCAGATTGAAATGCATCCAAACTCTTTTGGTCATTTTTATCTTTTAGAGCCTTCAGTACAATTTGTGCTTTTTCAAAATCCTGAATCCCTTCCAACATTCTTTCATAGCGTATAGAAGATCTTCCTTTAGGATAAACGATATAAGTATCCCCAGCAGGCCAAGTCCTGAATCTTGAGTCTTGCAATGGATTTTCCACCCATGAGTTATATGCCCAACGTAACATCCCATCAAATCCAGTTGCCAAAGCATACCAACCCAAATAAGTGGACTCGGCAGGTTCGGAAAACGTAAATTGATTAGGGAATCCATCTGAACAACAAATATAGAAGGTACTGTTTAATCCCCTATTTTTACGGTCGATAATATCATCTTTAGAGAATGGATGTCCAACAGAAATGCTGATATCTTCAGAATCTGGGAATCTTTGGTAAGTTTTCTGGTTGTCAGCATAGGATATTCCGATTTCAGGAGCAACTTTGTTCAACAAAGCAAAGGCAGCATCCATTTGTTCTCTTTCTCTTTCATCCATGGCTATATTTGTTTTCTCCAACCAACCTTTTGATTTCAGGTGTTTAACAAAATCCTTTAGAAAAGGAGTCCATAGTTCTTCAAAAATTGCAGTTCCAGGTTTTGTTACAACATTAATTAGCTCGTTTTTGGAAGCATCTGTATAATGGATTTCATTGTTCCAAGGAATAATTGAATAACAGTTGATCATATCATTTACCCCAAGGTCCATCATAAACTGCACCCAGCGATCAAAGACAGCATAATCATACGTCCATGAGCCATCACTATTCTTAGTCCACGTGATCATGTCTGCATACGGATCATATGTTTGAACGTTCCAAGGATCTTTGTTTAAAGTGGTAGTTATTACTTTCTGTCCAGCATCGGCTAGCATTTGCATGACCGGTTTTAGTGCTACAAAATGTGCATCGCTCCACATCTCCACCCCTTCTACCCTTGCGACTGCCGATGGATGCTGCCATTGATCCAAATGGTATGACCATTCGGAAGAAGGTGGTAATGTTTGATCGATTACTTCAAGATCCAACGCTAATTGCTGAGGTTGCTGACCCTTTGCAGTGACAGTTACAGTTCCCGTATACAAGCCTGCTTGGGCATCTGATGGAATCTTTACACTTAACCAAACAGGTCTCGAAGTCTTGGATGGTATGTCAAATGATTTTAGATTATCTAACATATCTGGCGACAATGAAGCAGCAAAATCTTCAGGTTTACGATGTCCACAGCCTGGTCCAAATTCATCAGTCATAACATATCTTACAAAGCGAGCATCTGTTGCAGAACTAGCAATCTTGGCCTTATTTTTTGAAACTAGATCAGAAACTTTGACTTGGACATCTGAAATATCAGAACCGGACCACAACAATATCTGCGCAGAAAGTTTTTCACCTTTCCAACCTTCAATCTTTACCCTGTTTTGTTTGTCAATATCTGGAGAAAGAGATTTTGCAAATCTTCTATCTATCGTTACAAATGAAGTTTGTAGTCCAGAAGGCACTTTGGACCAATCAGATTTCACATCATCGGTAGGGTCAGGAAGTTCAACAAAAGTTTCAGATAATGCAGCTTTGGATTGTGAATATACCTCCTGATTAAAAGTTAAGGAAACAGTAAAGGCAAGTAAAATAACCCATTTTGGTTTATTGAATTTCATTTCTATAAGTTTAGTTGAGCTAAGGAAAAGGAATTGTGATTCCTAGAATATGAGATACAATATACGGCATATAATTAAGAATAGAGTTTTTACATTAATTAAGAGCCATAAAAATAATTGTATAAAATTTGTTGCAAACGATTATTTTCATTCTATATTTGTACTTGTTTTTAATGAGTCTAAATAAATAAAGCAACTTCTGAGGAATTTATTCGCCGGTAAATAAATTGTCTTTGAATGAATGATAACTGTTTGGATTAAAAAAAAATACGTCATGCTAAGACGGCAATCAAAGCATGACGCAAAATCTAATATCAGCTGTAACTGGTATTAGTTGATCAAGCTTTAGTTCTTGATCACCTTTAACACTGTATGTATGAAAGGACCTGCAAGATATGAAATTTTGGGTACCTATGCCCCCTATTATCTTGATTTTTTCTTTCATAAACAGTTAATGAATATTAAACATTAACAAACTTTATGAAGTACAAAAACTTAATTAATAAACATCTAGAGATTCATCTCCAAATTTCCTATAATTTAATATTGACCTTCTTATTGAGCGTCTTAACAACAACAACATTTGCTCAAACCGGCATAATTAAAGGAACGATTCATACCCAGAACAATAGACCTGCAAAAAATGTCGTTGTCAAGCTCAATGGAAGCAAAGAGAAAGAAGTTGATTCTTTGGGTCGCTATGAGTTTCACAATCTAGATGCAAAATCTTACGAGGTTACGGTAAAGCATATCAGCTTTGCTAGTCAGGTGTCTACTATCCATTTGAAAGCAGGTGAAACCAGGATTTTGGATTTTATTCTTGAAGATGACAAAAAAACTATTCAAGAAGTCCTAGTGAGTGCAAAGAAACCAATAGTGGAACATCAATTATCAAATTCGCTTCGAGTTCAGGTTCCGCTTTTAGAATTGTCCCAAAATGTGCAGACCATCAATTCAGAGGTTATTGCGAAGCAACAAGCATTCAATCTTTCCGATGGGGTTTTCAGGAATATTAGCGGAGTTAGTAGGCAAACGCACTGGAATGATATGTATGTCAATATTCATATGCGTGGTTCCCAAATTCAAGCATTCAGGAACGGAATGAACATTGTTTCATCATTTTGGAGCCCACTATCTGAAGATATGGCTACTGTAGAAAGGATTGAATTTGTGAAGGGACCGGCTGGTTTTATGATGTCTAGTGGTGATCCAGCGGGGATATACAATATGGTAACAAAAAAGCCAACCGGTATCCAACATGCTGAAGTAACGATGAGCTTAGGGAGTTTCGAAAATTATCGAAGCACATTGGACCTAGATGGGAATCTATCCAAAGATGGGAAATTACTATACCGATTAAATATTGCAGGATCTTCTAAAGCATCTTTTAGACCGAATGAGGACAATAAAAGATTGGTAATAGCTCCTGTTTTATCCTATAAGCTCAACAACAAGACAATAGCTACTTTTGAGTACACCTATCAGAAAGCCAAGATGACTGATGTAGGATCGGGCTATGTTATGTCACCTAATGGTTTTAAGAGCCTTCCCAGAGAGACCACTTTTATCCAAAAAGGAACACAACCTTTTAATGTGGACGAGCATTCGACTTTTTTAACTATCGAACACCAACTAAGTTCTTCTTGGAAATTCACAGCACAAGGATCTTATTTCAACTACAATCAGACCGGTGCTAGCAGTTGGCCAAAAGATATTTTCCCTGATGGGAAAGTAATTCGTAAATCAGATATCTGGGATGCTAAGAGCACGATGGTTTTAGCTCAAGCATTTCTAAATGGAGACTTTGAGACTGGATCTGTTCGTCATTCAGTTTTAGCAGGAATCGACTTAGGAAGTAAGGATTATATTGCCGATTGGAACCAAAGTATCGTATTAGACAGCTTAAACGGTGGCGAATTTGACCCTAAGAACCCAGTTTATGGGTTTGATTTCGGCCCTCAATCTTTTGATCGAAGTTTATCCTTAGAAGAAAGAGCAGCAAGAGGTGGTGGAAGCATGAATACCAAATATAGTTCCGTTTATGTTCAGGATCAGCTAGGATTTTTCGACAACAAATTGCGACTGACCCTAGCTGCACGCTATACTTCAATGGCTGTAGGAACATGGGGCGGCACACCTATTAAAAATGACAAAATTACCCCTAGAGTTGGTGTTTCCTATTCAATCGTCAAAAATACGAGTGTTTATGGGTTATTAGATCAAACATTCCTCCCACAACAAGGGATTTTGTTTGACGGTTCAAAGGTAAAACCTATTACAGGAAACAATTACGAGTTAGGTTTGAAGCGTGATTGGTTTGGTGGAAAATGGAACAGTACACTCTCCTTCTATCAAATCACTAAAAATCACGAGATAACTTCCTATGGTCCCGACCCAAAAATGTCTGTTGAAGTTGGCCAGAAAAAAATAAAGGGTATCGAATTTGATCTCCGAGGAGAAATCACAAAAGGTCTGAACCTAATAGCGAATTATGCCTATACAGATGGAAAAGTTAGCAAAGTAAATGAAGGGGTCGATCAATTTTTTGTAGGGCAAATTCTTGATGGTGCGGATAAACATATAGCCAATCTTTGGATGGATTATGAAATAAGTCAGGGTAAAGCTAAGGGTATAGCCTTCCAATTTGGTGGTTATTCTAATATTGACAGAGCAACTGAATATTATTCTCAAGAATTCAAGGAGCGAAATATCGAAGATTATTTCAGGTTTGATGCTGGTATGGGATATCGCAGAGACAAATTTAGTATCAATCTGAATGTCCAAAATCTATTTGACAAATACCTCATCGATGGAGGTAGTTTTTACACCGATTATTTCAATACAGCAGTTTACTCTTGGCAAGCTGGCGCACCTAGAAATTATAGACTTTCATTCTCATATAAATTTTAAATCATGAAAATAAATTAATCTTAACATTCATTATCAGCTTCGTTGCTGCAAGTCTATGTCAAGCACATGCACTTTGGATAGAAACGTCTTCAGAAGGACAATTAAATAAAAAACACATTGTAAAGGTATTTTACGGTGAATATGCAGAACAATTAATTGATTCTATTGACAATTGGTATTCTGATGTCAAAGATTTCGAAATCTTCTTGACAAGCCCAAAGGGGAATAAAATTAAACTAGATAAGCAAACAAATTCTGATCATTTTGTTTCAGAATTTGTACCCACAGAGGATGGAATCTATACTATTTCGGTCATTCATGGAGCAAAAGAGGCTTATGAGACCATGAGATTTGAGTTCTCTTCAATCGCATTTGTAAAGGTAGGAAAACAAGAAGGAATGACTGGAGAACTTCCCTTTCATTTGAAAAGCCTAAGTAATAGCAAAAAATTAGGTTCTGAAATCAATTTGGCAGTATATGACAATTCTATTCCCCAAAAGGAAACAGAAGTTATTATTATGGGTCCCGAAGGTTGGACAAAAACATTACATAGTGATGCTCTAGGCAAGGTAAGTTTCAAACCAATAATTCCAGGAAAGTATATTATTGAAGCATCAAAAACTGATGAAAAAACTGAGAACTGGAATAACCAAAAGATAGACAAAATCTGGCGAGGTACAACAATAGCAATTCAAGTAAAATAATTTAATCCTTCTCGCACATCAACTCACTTTTGATGTGCGAGATTTTTATTTTAAATCATGATCAGCTTTATATTCCTATTCGTATTTACAGGTAGCTATTTGATCTATTGCAGTAGTAACAAAAATGATCAAAACCCATAATGTTGAAAACACCTTTTTAAGAATAATTCCGTTAAAATACCTGAAACCACTGGGATTAATATTTCTATCAATTGCTGGAATTATTACCTTGAAATATCAAGGTCTTGAGGCAGGTTCATATGCACTAATAGTGTATATAATGGGATCTCTGAGTCTAGTGATCCTTCTAATACCTTATAAAATCCTATCCTGGAAACATTTAATCATAATTTTCATTGTGATCATGTTTCTCGAACTATGCTATGAAAACCAATTCTTAACTCACTATGCCAGCAAATAAAAAATATTTAAGCTCACCAACACAAAGGATTTTGAAGATTTCATCTGGCTTTGTGGGTGGATATATATTAATGATATCATTTCATAATTTCATGGCATTGATATTTGACAAGAGGGACGTAGTTATTATTTCTGGTTTTACTGGATATTTTTTATGGGCCTGCCTACTTTTAATTGCCTTTTTAGGCAAAAACGGTTGGATAGTTTGGTTAGTCTATCTATTACTAGCCTTCATATTTTCTATTCCCTACCTATTTTAAACCTGATTAAATGAATATCAGAAATTACAACATCTATTTCAATACTCATACTATAAGTGGTATAATAATTTGTGCTTTTTTATATGTGATTTTCTTTGCGGGTTCATTTTCCTTTTTCAGAAATGATTTAGCCGCTTGGCAACAGGGTGAATCTTTTTCAACTTTCAACAAAGAAGAAATTAATTACGATTACCTTTTAGACTCCCTTGGAAAAACCATTAATTTAAAGGGCCGTGACATCACCTTTTCTCTTTATCACGATGGCGCTAGATCATACATGAGTTATTCAGATTCTAAAGACAGTCTTGAAAATAAATCTAATTTGGCTAAGATAAATGCTGGAATTGAAGATCGTAATAATTGGCTGAACAGTGATGCAAAATATTTCGGATATAATTTTGTGAATAAAAAGACAGGTAATTATTCAGAAAATTATGATTTAGCAGAATTCTTATATCGATTGCATTTTTTAGCCCAACTCAATGAAGTTCCTATCAATATAGGCATTGGCCCATTTGGATACGTTGTTGCTGGATTGACTTCATTTTTATTTCTGTTCGCACTGATCACAGGCATTTTGTTGCACTGGGAAAAGATTGTCTCCAATTTTTTTATTTTCCGACCATTCAATAAATGGAAAACCGTATGGACAGATATGCATACTGCACTAGGTGTTATTGGCTTTCCATTTCAATTGGTATATGCTATTACTGGAGTTTTTTTGATATTAAATTCGGTCCTGGCCATTCCGTTTGAAAAAATACTTTATAAAGGAGACTCTGAAAAGATGTATACAGAATTAGCATATAATCATAGTAAAAAATTAGAATACTCTTATTCAGAATTGGAATTTATTCCTAAAGTTGAAAAATACGTGAATGAAGTTGGTAAAAAGTGGCCAGAATCTAAACTAACAAGGATAACTGTCCATAATTATGGCGACGCCAACATGCAAATTGTGCTAGAGTCTAGGCCACTTTATGCTCAATATTTCCCAGGCTATGGAATTTACAATGTAAGAGTAAAAGATAACCAGGTTATTGAGGAAAAGTCACCTATGCAGGATGCAACTTTTGTGGACCATGTTAAAAGTTTGTTGTACAGACTTCATTTTGGAGATTACGCGGGTTACCCACTAAAGTTTTTATCCTTTATTATGGGGGTAATGGGTTGCTTAGTTATTTCTTCTGGCATTATGATTTGGCTAGTCGCAAGGGATAAAAACAATGTTAAGCCTGTTAAAAGAAAATTTAATTTCTGGTTGGCAAATGTATACTTGGCAATTTGTTTAAGCATGTTTCCTACAACAGCCATAACTTTCATAGCTGTAAAAATGGGAAAACAGGTCGATCAAGTATATATTTACAAAGTTTACTTTTGGACTTGGTTGATCTTAAGTACTTACTATATTCTCCGCAAAAATTTAAATCGAACTAATAGAGAGACTTTATTTCTAGGAAGTATTACTGGAAATTGTGTTCCTATTGCAAACGGAGTTTATTCTGGAGATTGGATTTGGAAAAGTTTTAGTGAAGGAAAAATTGACCTTTTTGTAGTGGACTTACTTTGGGTAGTGATAGGTCTAATAGGATTAATAATTTATTATCAATCAAATCGTTATTTTAACAACCTAAGAACGAAAATTAAAAAAGTTTAAGACAACAATGTCTCTTTTACTAAGATATATAGACCCACCAATAAAATCATATATCCAAAAGCAACTTTTAGAGATTTGTTAGGAATTTTATCTGCTAAATAGAATCCAATGAATATCCCCAATACTGTTCCTCCGGTGTAACCCAATAATAGATTCCAGTCGAAAAATTCAAATTTTTCAAGATCTCCCATTACTCCAAAGAAGGAATTAATGGTAATTATAATCAACGAT
The Sphingobacterium daejeonense genome window above contains:
- a CDS encoding TonB-dependent receptor, whose product is MKYKNLINKHLEIHLQISYNLILTFLLSVLTTTTFAQTGIIKGTIHTQNNRPAKNVVVKLNGSKEKEVDSLGRYEFHNLDAKSYEVTVKHISFASQVSTIHLKAGETRILDFILEDDKKTIQEVLVSAKKPIVEHQLSNSLRVQVPLLELSQNVQTINSEVIAKQQAFNLSDGVFRNISGVSRQTHWNDMYVNIHMRGSQIQAFRNGMNIVSSFWSPLSEDMATVERIEFVKGPAGFMMSSGDPAGIYNMVTKKPTGIQHAEVTMSLGSFENYRSTLDLDGNLSKDGKLLYRLNIAGSSKASFRPNEDNKRLVIAPVLSYKLNNKTIATFEYTYQKAKMTDVGSGYVMSPNGFKSLPRETTFIQKGTQPFNVDEHSTFLTIEHQLSSSWKFTAQGSYFNYNQTGASSWPKDIFPDGKVIRKSDIWDAKSTMVLAQAFLNGDFETGSVRHSVLAGIDLGSKDYIADWNQSIVLDSLNGGEFDPKNPVYGFDFGPQSFDRSLSLEERAARGGGSMNTKYSSVYVQDQLGFFDNKLRLTLAARYTSMAVGTWGGTPIKNDKITPRVGVSYSIVKNTSVYGLLDQTFLPQQGILFDGSKVKPITGNNYELGLKRDWFGGKWNSTLSFYQITKNHEITSYGPDPKMSVEVGQKKIKGIEFDLRGEITKGLNLIANYAYTDGKVSKVNEGVDQFFVGQILDGADKHIANLWMDYEISQGKAKGIAFQFGGYSNIDRATEYYSQEFKERNIEDYFRFDAGMGYRRDKFSINLNVQNLFDKYLIDGGSFYTDYFNTAVYSWQAGAPRNYRLSFSYKF
- a CDS encoding PepSY-associated TM helix domain-containing protein; the encoded protein is MNIRNYNIYFNTHTISGIIICAFLYVIFFAGSFSFFRNDLAAWQQGESFSTFNKEEINYDYLLDSLGKTINLKGRDITFSLYHDGARSYMSYSDSKDSLENKSNLAKINAGIEDRNNWLNSDAKYFGYNFVNKKTGNYSENYDLAEFLYRLHFLAQLNEVPINIGIGPFGYVVAGLTSFLFLFALITGILLHWEKIVSNFFIFRPFNKWKTVWTDMHTALGVIGFPFQLVYAITGVFLILNSVLAIPFEKILYKGDSEKMYTELAYNHSKKLEYSYSELEFIPKVEKYVNEVGKKWPESKLTRITVHNYGDANMQIVLESRPLYAQYFPGYGIYNVRVKDNQVIEEKSPMQDATFVDHVKSLLYRLHFGDYAGYPLKFLSFIMGVMGCLVISSGIMIWLVARDKNNVKPVKRKFNFWLANVYLAICLSMFPTTAITFIAVKMGKQVDQVYIYKVYFWTWLILSTYYILRKNLNRTNRETLFLGSITGNCVPIANGVYSGDWIWKSFSEGKIDLFVVDLLWVVIGLIGLIIYYQSNRYFNNLRTKIKKV